One Kitasatospora sp. NBC_01287 DNA window includes the following coding sequences:
- a CDS encoding potassium/proton antiporter translates to MTVDHLNRLLLESSVVLLVAVVAVRLSTRSGLPSLLLYLGIGVVIGQNGLGVTFNNAELTQVLGYAALVVILAEGGLKTSWREIRPVMPAATVLATVGVGVSVFATAAGAHWLVGLDWRMSLLLGAIVSSTDAAAVFSVLRTVPLPARLSGLLEAESGFNDAPVVILVVAFATTGPFDSWYLLVGTILAELAIGTAVGLAVGKLGAYALRQVALPSSGLYPIAVLALTSLAYAAGALLHGSGFLAVYVCAVLLGNAKLPHGPAVRGFADGLAWIGQIGMFVLLGLLCTPATMGSAVLPALVIGLVLVLVARPLSVVLTLTPFRLPWREQALLSWAGLRGAVPIVLATIPLVARVPHAQDVFNIVFVLVVVFTLLQGPTLPWLAKRLRISEGAIGQDLGIESAPLERLHGHLLSVSLARGSRMSGVEVSELRLPRGAAVTLVVREGSSFVPDRATVLRELDELLVVTTEAAEEATERRLRAVDRGGKLAGWLAGS, encoded by the coding sequence GTGACCGTTGACCACCTGAACAGACTCCTGCTCGAATCCTCCGTCGTCCTGCTCGTCGCGGTGGTCGCGGTGCGGCTCTCGACCCGCTCAGGCCTGCCCAGCCTGCTGCTCTACCTCGGGATCGGGGTGGTGATCGGCCAGAACGGACTGGGCGTCACCTTCAACAACGCCGAGCTGACCCAGGTGCTCGGCTACGCGGCCCTGGTGGTGATCCTGGCCGAGGGCGGGCTCAAGACCAGCTGGCGCGAGATCAGACCCGTGATGCCGGCCGCCACCGTGCTGGCCACCGTCGGTGTGGGGGTCAGCGTCTTCGCGACCGCCGCCGGGGCGCACTGGCTGGTCGGCCTGGACTGGCGGATGTCGCTGCTGCTCGGCGCGATCGTCTCCTCCACCGACGCGGCCGCGGTCTTCTCGGTGCTGCGCACGGTGCCGCTGCCGGCCCGGCTGAGCGGCCTGCTGGAGGCGGAGTCCGGGTTCAACGACGCGCCGGTGGTCATCCTGGTGGTCGCCTTCGCCACCACCGGGCCGTTCGACTCCTGGTACCTGCTGGTCGGCACGATCCTCGCCGAGCTGGCGATCGGCACGGCGGTGGGCCTGGCGGTCGGCAAGCTCGGCGCCTACGCCCTGCGGCAGGTGGCGCTGCCCTCCAGCGGCCTGTACCCGATCGCCGTCCTCGCGCTGACCTCGCTCGCCTACGCCGCGGGCGCGCTGCTGCACGGCTCCGGGTTCCTGGCGGTCTACGTCTGCGCGGTGCTGCTCGGCAACGCCAAGCTGCCGCACGGGCCGGCGGTGCGCGGCTTCGCGGACGGACTGGCCTGGATCGGCCAGATCGGCATGTTCGTGCTGCTCGGGCTGCTCTGCACGCCCGCCACGATGGGCTCGGCGGTGCTCCCGGCGCTGGTGATCGGCCTGGTGCTGGTGCTGGTCGCCCGGCCGCTCTCGGTGGTGCTGACCCTCACCCCGTTCAGGCTGCCCTGGCGGGAGCAGGCGCTGCTCAGCTGGGCCGGGCTGCGCGGCGCGGTGCCCATCGTGCTGGCCACCATCCCGCTGGTGGCCCGGGTGCCGCACGCCCAGGACGTCTTCAACATCGTCTTCGTCCTGGTGGTCGTCTTCACCCTGCTGCAGGGCCCCACGCTGCCCTGGCTGGCCAAGCGGCTGCGGATATCCGAGGGCGCGATCGGCCAGGACCTGGGGATCGAGTCGGCGCCGCTGGAGCGCCTGCACGGCCACCTGCTGTCGGTCTCGCTGGCGCGCGGCTCGCGGATGTCTGGCGTCGAGGTGAGCGAGCTGCGGCTGCCGCGGGGTGCCGCGGTGACCCTGGTGGTGCGTGAGGGCAGCAGCTTCGTGCCGGACCGGGCCACGGTGCTGCGGGAGCTGGACGAGCTGCTGGTGGTGACCACCGAGGCGGCCGAGGAGGCGACCGAGCGGCGGCTGCGCGCGGTGGACCGGGGCGGCAAGCTCGCGGGGTGGCTGGCGGGGAGCTGA
- a CDS encoding MFS transporter, giving the protein MRAEDRVAEPAAAPARVGYGALLRTPGAWTFLAPALAARLPYAMLSLGIVLLIRDTNGSYGIAGTVAAVAAVAQALVGPQTGRLADRFGQAAVLVPSVLVHAVSVGALIALALGHAPVWTLFLAATPAGATVPQIGAMVRARWVAKVADRPAHLNTAFAFESVTDEFTFVIGPVLAGTIATTVAPAAALVVEAALTLFGGLAFAAQRRTAPARHLPEPGARRASALASPGVRLLAGAFLGVGSVFGGMQISVTATAEAAGQGELSGIVYGIFAGGSMLAGVLYGLVAWRRSAQQRMLGSYALLVLGCSTLWAMPNLTTLAVAGLVCGLAIAPTLITGYTLVETLVADGAKTEAFTWLTGAIGLGLAVGSTVAGQLIDADGPWTGFLVPLVGAGLGLVALVTLRRLLLAPGTRGRTVARSGGAVASLVGVSER; this is encoded by the coding sequence GTGCGAGCGGAGGACCGCGTCGCGGAGCCGGCCGCGGCACCCGCCCGGGTCGGGTACGGCGCCCTGCTGCGCACCCCCGGCGCGTGGACCTTCCTGGCCCCCGCCCTCGCCGCCCGCCTGCCCTACGCCATGCTCAGCCTGGGCATCGTGCTGCTGATCCGCGACACCAACGGCTCCTACGGCATCGCCGGCACCGTCGCCGCGGTGGCCGCGGTGGCCCAGGCCCTGGTCGGGCCGCAGACCGGCCGGCTGGCCGACCGCTTCGGCCAGGCCGCCGTGCTGGTCCCCAGCGTCCTGGTGCACGCCGTCTCGGTGGGCGCGCTGATCGCGCTGGCACTGGGGCACGCGCCGGTCTGGACGCTCTTCCTCGCCGCCACGCCGGCCGGCGCCACCGTGCCGCAGATCGGCGCGATGGTCCGGGCCCGCTGGGTGGCCAAGGTCGCCGACCGGCCGGCCCACCTCAACACCGCCTTCGCCTTCGAATCGGTCACCGACGAGTTCACCTTCGTCATCGGCCCGGTGCTGGCCGGCACGATCGCCACCACCGTCGCCCCGGCGGCGGCGCTGGTCGTCGAGGCCGCGCTGACCCTCTTCGGCGGGCTGGCCTTCGCCGCCCAGCGGCGCACCGCGCCGGCCCGTCACCTGCCCGAGCCCGGCGCCCGACGGGCCTCGGCGCTCGCCTCGCCGGGCGTCCGCCTGCTGGCCGGCGCCTTCCTCGGCGTCGGGAGCGTCTTCGGCGGCATGCAGATCTCGGTCACCGCCACCGCCGAGGCCGCCGGGCAGGGCGAGCTGAGCGGCATCGTCTACGGGATCTTCGCCGGCGGCTCGATGCTGGCGGGCGTGCTGTACGGGCTCGTCGCCTGGCGGCGCTCGGCCCAGCAGCGGATGCTCGGCAGCTACGCCCTGCTGGTGCTCGGCTGCTCGACGCTCTGGGCGATGCCGAACCTGACCACGCTGGCGGTGGCCGGCCTGGTCTGCGGCCTGGCCATCGCACCGACCCTGATCACCGGCTACACGCTGGTCGAGACGCTGGTCGCGGACGGCGCCAAGACCGAGGCGTTCACCTGGCTGACCGGCGCGATCGGCCTCGGGCTGGCGGTCGGCTCGACCGTCGCCGGGCAGCTGATCGACGCCGACGGGCCGTGGACCGGGTTCCTGGTGCCGCTGGTCGGGGCGGGGCTCGGCCTGGTGGCGCTGGTCACGTTGCGGCGGCTTCTGCTGGCCCCCGGCACCCGGGGCCGTACCGTTGCCAGGAGTGGCGGCGCGGTGGCCTCGCTCGTCGGGGTGTCCGAGCGCTGA
- a CDS encoding FmdB family zinc ribbon protein, with protein MPTYQYQCTECGNGLEAVQKFTDEALTVCPNCQGRLRKVFSAVGVVFKGSGFYRTDSRTSSSSSVGAGSGSSTSGAAGSGASAGASSASSSSSGASGGSSGGSSSASSSTSGSSGSSSSSSTSAS; from the coding sequence GTGCCCACGTACCAGTACCAGTGCACCGAGTGCGGCAACGGCCTTGAGGCGGTGCAGAAGTTCACCGACGAGGCACTGACCGTGTGCCCGAACTGCCAGGGGCGCCTGCGCAAGGTCTTCTCGGCGGTGGGCGTGGTGTTCAAGGGCTCCGGTTTCTACCGGACGGACAGCCGCACCTCCTCCAGCAGCTCCGTGGGCGCCGGTTCCGGCTCGTCCACCTCGGGTGCCGCGGGCTCGGGCGCTTCGGCCGGCGCGTCGTCCGCCTCGTCCTCGTCCTCCGGGGCGTCGGGCGGCTCGTCGGGCGGCTCCTCCTCGGCGTCGAGCTCCACCTCGGGTTCGAGCGGCTCCTCCTCGTCCTCCTCGACGTCGGCGAGCTGA
- the mscL gene encoding large conductance mechanosensitive channel protein MscL yields the protein MPDNSPVTDQGPCRSRDVKGFKEFLLRGNVIDLAIAVVIGAAFTNIINAFVKGIINPLVGAFGAKDLDSYSSCIKGPCVVNASGEVTSGIQLLWGSVLSAALQFLITAAVVYFFIVLPAARYMAHRKTVAELAAEAEAQEVALLTEIRDALVRQR from the coding sequence ATGCCGGACAATTCACCCGTTACCGATCAAGGTCCCTGTCGTTCACGGGACGTGAAAGGCTTCAAGGAATTCCTGCTACGTGGCAATGTCATCGATCTCGCGATCGCCGTCGTCATCGGCGCGGCGTTCACGAACATCATCAACGCATTCGTCAAGGGCATCATCAACCCGCTGGTCGGTGCCTTCGGCGCCAAGGACCTCGACTCCTACAGCTCCTGCATCAAGGGCCCGTGCGTGGTCAACGCCAGCGGCGAGGTGACCTCCGGCATCCAGCTGCTCTGGGGATCCGTGCTCAGCGCGGCCCTGCAGTTCCTGATCACGGCCGCGGTGGTCTACTTCTTCATCGTGCTGCCGGCCGCACGGTACATGGCCCACCGCAAGACCGTCGCCGAGCTGGCCGCCGAGGCCGAGGCCCAGGAGGTCGCTCTGCTGACCGAGATCCGGGACGCGCTCGTCCGCCAGCGCTGA
- a CDS encoding protease pro-enzyme activation domain-containing protein produces the protein MKSRIRPVIGLLAAPLPIIALAATPAFAAQPAAQTPAALRGDVVAAVSHSIRTGDVAADQRISVAVSLTQRDTAGLDTFLNRVTDPSSPDYQHYLTVDQFAQRYGATQDTVAKVSAYLAGQGLQVGQVTANRLTIEASGTAAQVQKAFGTSLANYRDNQDGRTYFANTGAPQLPADIASVVTDVSGLNSYAKFTHDSVKNTSPAASSKAPTGLSPTTARSAYNLTSAISAGYTGSGATVGLLEFSGFKQSDITAYDKQFSLKPSTPTVVAAGGGTTDLSGQDEVDLDIEVVQALAPGATVKVYEAPNSDAGETAIYAKLVSDNVPVISISWGTDEADETASNRVAVDADLQEAAAQGQSVYAASGDSGSDDAGNGGTSVDFPAADPYVTGAGGTTLTTGSGGAWSKETAWSGSGGGVSSYFNTPSYQTPVNTGTFRTVPDVAAVADPSTGWAIYTGGSWNEYGGTSAAAPNWAAFTAVYNSEAKAKGAASFGFANSRIYTLATSSSYSSAFHDAKTGSNGAYKAGTGYDKVTGWGSYNGANFLKAELG, from the coding sequence GTGAAGTCCCGTATCAGGCCTGTCATCGGACTGCTCGCCGCCCCGCTGCCGATCATCGCGCTGGCCGCCACACCCGCGTTCGCCGCCCAGCCCGCCGCCCAGACCCCCGCCGCCCTGCGCGGGGACGTCGTGGCGGCCGTGAGCCACTCCATCCGGACCGGCGACGTCGCGGCCGACCAGCGGATATCCGTGGCGGTCAGCCTCACGCAGCGGGACACCGCGGGGCTGGACACCTTCCTCAACCGGGTCACCGACCCGAGCTCGCCGGACTACCAGCACTACCTGACGGTGGACCAGTTCGCCCAGCGCTACGGCGCCACCCAGGACACCGTCGCCAAGGTCTCCGCCTACCTGGCGGGCCAGGGGCTGCAGGTCGGCCAGGTGACCGCCAACCGGCTCACCATCGAGGCCAGCGGCACGGCCGCCCAGGTGCAGAAGGCCTTCGGGACCAGCCTGGCCAACTACCGGGACAACCAGGACGGGCGGACCTACTTCGCCAACACCGGCGCCCCGCAGCTGCCCGCCGACATCGCCTCCGTGGTGACCGATGTCTCCGGCCTGAACAGCTACGCGAAGTTCACCCACGACAGCGTCAAGAACACCTCCCCGGCCGCCTCCTCCAAGGCGCCGACGGGCCTGTCCCCGACCACCGCGCGGTCCGCCTACAACCTCACCTCCGCGATCAGCGCCGGTTACACCGGTAGCGGTGCGACGGTCGGCCTGCTGGAGTTCTCGGGCTTCAAGCAGAGCGACATCACCGCCTACGACAAGCAGTTCAGCCTCAAGCCCAGCACCCCGACCGTGGTCGCCGCCGGCGGCGGCACCACCGACCTGTCCGGCCAGGACGAGGTCGACCTGGACATCGAGGTCGTCCAGGCCCTGGCTCCCGGCGCGACGGTCAAGGTCTACGAGGCGCCGAACAGCGACGCGGGCGAGACCGCGATCTACGCCAAGCTCGTCAGCGACAACGTCCCGGTGATCTCGATCAGCTGGGGCACCGACGAGGCCGACGAGACCGCGAGCAACCGGGTGGCCGTCGACGCCGACCTCCAGGAGGCCGCCGCGCAGGGCCAGTCGGTGTACGCCGCCTCCGGTGACAGCGGCTCGGACGACGCCGGCAACGGCGGCACCTCGGTCGACTTCCCGGCGGCCGACCCGTACGTCACCGGCGCCGGCGGCACCACGCTGACCACCGGCTCGGGCGGTGCCTGGAGCAAGGAGACCGCCTGGTCCGGCAGCGGCGGCGGCGTCTCCTCGTACTTCAACACCCCGAGCTACCAGACGCCGGTCAACACCGGCACCTTCCGCACCGTCCCGGACGTCGCGGCGGTCGCCGACCCCTCCACCGGCTGGGCGATCTACACCGGCGGCTCCTGGAACGAGTACGGCGGCACCAGCGCGGCGGCGCCGAACTGGGCGGCCTTCACCGCGGTCTACAACAGCGAGGCCAAGGCCAAGGGCGCGGCCTCCTTCGGCTTCGCGAACAGCCGGATCTACACCCTGGCGACCTCCAGCTCCTACTCCTCGGCCTTCCACGACGCGAAGACCGGCAGCAACGGGGCCTACAAGGCCGGCACCGGCTACGACAAGGTGACGGGCTGGGGCTCCTACAACGGCGCCAACTTCCTGAAGGCCGAGCTCGGCTGA